CGGCGCCGATCACGTCGGTCCCGTTGGCTTCGACAACACGGACGGCCTTGAGCGGCAGCCTCTCGCGCAGGCGCTTCTCCACCGACAGGATGTGCTCCAGGGGGTGGGCGATGGTGATGTGCACGATTCCCTGTTCCCGGGCCCGGGCGAGCAGACGGGAGACACTGGGGCGGGAGTAGCCGATCTCCCGGGCGATGTCGGCCTGGGTGAGGTGCTGCTCGTAGTACATGCGCGCCACCCGCAGCAGCAGCTCGACGTCGCCCCGCGTGCTGTCCTCGCCCACGGGGCAATCCTATGGGCCGTTCACGCGTCGGATCCGCCGGTCTCGGTGTGTGAAAGTGCCGGTCTCGGTGAAGGGCCGGTCGGAGGGCTCATCGGTCGAAATTTCGATCTTTCGTTGCTTTCGTTGACCGTCGTATTCGTGGCGGCGCACACTAATCGAAGCGCTCGGTCGAAGCGCTTCGAGAACCGGTGGTTCAACGAAGACTCGGATACTCACACCCCACCACAGGAAGGAGACGGCCATGGCGACCATGCAGGACGTGGCCCGACGGGCGAACGTCGCCGTTTCGACCGTCTCCTACACCCTGTCCGGCGCCCGCCCGGTGGCGCCCGAGACCGCCCGCCGCATCCGCGCCGCCATGGAGGAACTGAACTACCAGCCCAACGCCATGGCTCGCGGCCTGGCCAGCCGACGCTCCCACACCCTCGCCATGACCTTCCCGAGCTTCGACACCGCCATGGGGGAGACCGTCTTCGAGATCGTCCGCGGCGCCCAGCGCGAGGCCGCCCGCCACGGCTACAACCTGGCCGTCTGGCCGCTTGAGGAGGCCGAGGCCGGTGCCGAGCTCGTCAACCTGGTGCGGCAGGGGAAGGCCGACGGCGTGCTCCTGGTCGAGGTCGGCATGGAGGACCCACGGGTTGCCGCCCTCAAACGCGCCCGGCTGCCGCTGGTCATGATCGGGCGTACCGCCGACCCCGACGGGCTGGCCTACGTGGACATCGACTTTGAACGAACCGTTGATGACGCCGTCGCCGAGTTGTTTCGCCACGGTCACCGTCACATCGCCTTCGTAGGCAGGCCCGCGAAGCAGGCCGATGCAGGTTACGGCCCCGCGGTCCGGGGGCGGCAGGGATACGAGCGGGCTACCACGGGGCGGGGCCTGAAGCCCGTCGCCTACGACTGCGACGCCAGCCCACAGGCCGGACAGGCCATGGCCCGCACCCTGATGGGGCAGGAATGGCGGCCCACCGGGATCGTCGTCATGAACGATCTGGCCGCACTCGGACTGCTGACAGGACTGCAAACCATGGGACTGCGGGTGCCCCGGGACGTCTCGGTGGTTGGCGCGGTCTCCTCGCCGACGCTCGGTGCCATGACCACGCCCGCCCTTACCACCACGCATGCTCCCGGCGAGCGCATGGGAGCCTTCGCCACGCGCGCGCTGCTGGCCATACTCGACGAGCGACTCAATCCCGCAGACTGCCATCAACTGGTCACCTGTGAGGTCGTTGCGGGCAAGAGCCTTGGACGCGTGCCGCAGCCGCCCCGAACAGGCCGGCCGTCCACCGGCTAGAACGCCAGGCTGTAACGGTCGCCCCCATGACTCCCGGCTCCAACCGGCGTCGGGTTCCACCACCACGCCCATTTCCCCACACTCAAAGAAGAGGAAACACAATCATGAAGCGCAGGAACTTCAACGCCCTCCTGGCCGCCGCTGCCGCCACCGGCCTGCTCGGCCCATCCCTGGCGGGCTGCGGCTCCTCCGGCTCGTCAGGAGCCGGAGCGGACACCTTCACCATCTGGGACTACGAGTCCGACGACTCCGCCATGGGGCAGGCCTGGGCCCGGGCCATCGAGATCTTCAAGGAGCAGCACCCCGAGGTCACCGTCAGAATCGAGGAGCAGACCTTTGAGCAGCTGCAGAAGAATGCCAAGATCGTCCTGACCGGGGACGACGTCCCGGACATCATGGAGTACAACAAGGGCAACTCCACCTCCGGGCAGCTGGCCTCTCAGGGGCTGCTTGAGCCACTGACCGAGCAGGCCACCGAGCGAGGCTGGGACACCAAACTAGCGGCCTCGCTGCAGACCACGGCCCGCTACACCGAAGACGGGCTCATGGGCGACGGCGACTGGTACGGGGTCCCCAACTACGGCGAATACGTGTTCGTCTACTACAACCAGGACCTGTTCGACGCCCAGGGACTGACCGTCCCCACCACCTTGAAGGAGTTCGAGGCCGTATGCGACGCCTTCGTCGCCGCCGGGCAGATCCCCCTGGCTGAGGCCGGCTCGGAGTACCCCATGGGGCAGCTGTGGTACCAGCTCGTCCTCGCCCACGCCGACCGATCCTTCGTCAACGCCTACCAGCTTTTCGAAGACGACGTCGACTGGAGCGCCGATCCGATCAAGGCCGGAACCGAAAAGCTCGTGGACTGGATCAGCAAGGGCTATGTGGCCGCCGACTCCGCTGGCCTCACGGCCGAGGACGCCGGCACCGCCTTCATCAACGGCTCCTACCCCATGTTTGTCTCCGGCTCCTGGTGGTTCGGGAGGATCGTCGCCGATATGACGCAGGCCAACTGGGACCAGTTCCTCTTCCCCGGCACGGAGCTGTTCCCGGGTTCCTCCGGGAACCTGTGGGTGGTGCCGACCAACGCCAAGAACAAGGAGCTCGCCTACGACTTCATCGACATCACCCTTTCCGACGAGGTCCAGGCCATCCTGGGCGAGAAGGGCGGGCTGCCCGTCGCCGCAGACCCCTCCACCATTGCGGATGATAAGACCCGCACCATGACGGAGAACTTCGCACAGATCAACGAGGCGGACGGACTCGCCTTCTACCCCGACTGGCCGGTTCCCGGCTTCTACGACCAGATCACCTCCGCCATGCAGTCCCTCATCAACGGCACCAAGAGCGGCGAGGCGGTGCTCGCCGAGCTTCAGGCCGCCTATGAGGAGGGCAAGGCCGATATGGACATTGAGGACTGACGGTGGTGGTGCAAACGAATCGGCCGGCTCACCCCCGGGCGCGCGGCCTGGCCTACCTGCCCTATCTACTGCCCGGAATGGTCGCCTTCACGGTCATCATTCTGGTGCCGCTGGCTCTCAACCTCTGGTACTCGCTGCACCGGTGGAAGGGCGGCATGTCGCCCATGCGGTTCATCGGCTTGGACAATTACGCCGAGCTGGCGCGCGATGAGAAGTTCTGGGCCTCCTTCAGCAACTCCCTGTCAATGATCGTGGCCATGGTCATCATCCCGACCCTGATCGGGCTGGTGCTGGCGGCGGTGCTGTTCGATTATGTGGGCAAGCACTTCTCCTCCCGCACCGCCGCGGCCCTGCGTGCCATGTACTACCTGCCGCAGATCCTGCCGATCTCCGTGGCCGGCATCGTGTGGAACTGGATCCTCAACTCCCAGACAGGTGCGGTCAACACGATTCTGCGCGGCTTGGGTGTCGCCAGCCCGCCCAACTGGCTGGGATCCACCTCCACGGCCTTGGGATCGGTCATGTTGGTGCTGATCTGGATTCAGATCGGCTACCCGACCGTCATCTTCATGTCCGCCCTGCAGCGCGTGGACCCGGAGCTGTACGAGGCCGCCGAACTCGACGGCGCAGGCTGGCTGGCGCGCTTCCGCGCCATCACCGTCCCACAGATCCGACCGGAGACCTTCGTGATCGTACTGACCTGCACGATTGCGGCACTGAAGGTATTCGCCCCCATTTACGTGCTCACCCGCGGCGGCCCGGAGAGCTCCACCCTGGTGCCGAGCTACTACTCCTACCTGAACTTCTTCGACAAGTCCAAGGTCGGCTACGGCGCCGCCATCTCCACCGTGCTCACACTCGTCATCATAGTCATCGCCGGGGTCATCCAGGTCTTCCAGAACCGCAGCGCCCGGCGTGAGGAGGAGGGACGCTGACATGTCTAACACCACCCTCGCCCCAGCCCCTGCGGCCGCGTCCGCAGCAGCCGCCGTCGGGCGCGCCCCGGCGCCGCAAAACGGAGCGGCCCCCCGCAGGAAGGACCGCTTCCACCGCGGCGCCGGACGCTGGATCGTGCTGGCGATAGTCGGCCTGTTCGCGCTGGCCATGGTCGCCCCGTTCCTGCTGATGGTCATCAACGCCTTCAAGTCCCCGGCCGAATACTCCGGCGGCAGTCCGCTGTCCCTGCCGAAGCAGATCTACACCGACGGCCTGGCCTACTTCTGGCAGCGGGTCAACTTCCCCGTAAAACTGTGGAACTCCATCTGGACTTCGGCCCTGGTGGCGGTGGCCGGCACGCTGCTGTCGCTGCTGAACGCCTACGCCATTGGCGTGGGCCGGGTGCGCGGGCGCGCCTGGATCGTGGCCGTGTTCATGATCGCCAACATGCTGCCACAGGAGGGTCTGATCTACCCGCTGTTCACCATGGCGCAGAAGACCGGGCTCACGGACAACCCGTGGTCGATCGTCATTATCTTCACCGTCATCCAGTCGGCCTTCGGCACCTATCTGCTCTCCTCCGTGCTGGGCACCTTCCCGCGCGCCCTGCTGGAGGCGGCCGAACTCGACGGCGCCGGCCGCTGGCAGATTCTGTGGCGGGTGGTCTACCCGATCGTCCGCCCCACCATGGCGGTGCTGGCGATCTTCTTCTTCATCTGGACCTGGAACGAGTTCTTCATTCCCCTGGTGATGCTCACCAGCAATGACAATCAGACGGTGCCGATCGCCCTGTCCAGCCTGCAGGGCGACCGCATGCTCGACGTGCCCACCCTCAACGCCGGCGCGCTTGTTTCACTGATCCCGACCTTCCTGTTCTTCCTGTTCTTCCAGCGCACCCTGACCCGCGGCGTCACCGCCGGCGCGGTCAAATAGTGCAAGCCGATTAATCAGCAAAGGA
This genomic stretch from Actinomyces qiguomingii harbors:
- a CDS encoding LacI family DNA-binding transcriptional regulator produces the protein MATMQDVARRANVAVSTVSYTLSGARPVAPETARRIRAAMEELNYQPNAMARGLASRRSHTLAMTFPSFDTAMGETVFEIVRGAQREAARHGYNLAVWPLEEAEAGAELVNLVRQGKADGVLLVEVGMEDPRVAALKRARLPLVMIGRTADPDGLAYVDIDFERTVDDAVAELFRHGHRHIAFVGRPAKQADAGYGPAVRGRQGYERATTGRGLKPVAYDCDASPQAGQAMARTLMGQEWRPTGIVVMNDLAALGLLTGLQTMGLRVPRDVSVVGAVSSPTLGAMTTPALTTTHAPGERMGAFATRALLAILDERLNPADCHQLVTCEVVAGKSLGRVPQPPRTGRPSTG
- a CDS encoding ABC transporter substrate-binding protein; protein product: MKRRNFNALLAAAAATGLLGPSLAGCGSSGSSGAGADTFTIWDYESDDSAMGQAWARAIEIFKEQHPEVTVRIEEQTFEQLQKNAKIVLTGDDVPDIMEYNKGNSTSGQLASQGLLEPLTEQATERGWDTKLAASLQTTARYTEDGLMGDGDWYGVPNYGEYVFVYYNQDLFDAQGLTVPTTLKEFEAVCDAFVAAGQIPLAEAGSEYPMGQLWYQLVLAHADRSFVNAYQLFEDDVDWSADPIKAGTEKLVDWISKGYVAADSAGLTAEDAGTAFINGSYPMFVSGSWWFGRIVADMTQANWDQFLFPGTELFPGSSGNLWVVPTNAKNKELAYDFIDITLSDEVQAILGEKGGLPVAADPSTIADDKTRTMTENFAQINEADGLAFYPDWPVPGFYDQITSAMQSLINGTKSGEAVLAELQAAYEEGKADMDIED
- a CDS encoding carbohydrate ABC transporter permease; translated protein: MVQTNRPAHPRARGLAYLPYLLPGMVAFTVIILVPLALNLWYSLHRWKGGMSPMRFIGLDNYAELARDEKFWASFSNSLSMIVAMVIIPTLIGLVLAAVLFDYVGKHFSSRTAAALRAMYYLPQILPISVAGIVWNWILNSQTGAVNTILRGLGVASPPNWLGSTSTALGSVMLVLIWIQIGYPTVIFMSALQRVDPELYEAAELDGAGWLARFRAITVPQIRPETFVIVLTCTIAALKVFAPIYVLTRGGPESSTLVPSYYSYLNFFDKSKVGYGAAISTVLTLVIIVIAGVIQVFQNRSARREEEGR
- a CDS encoding carbohydrate ABC transporter permease; this translates as MSNTTLAPAPAAASAAAAVGRAPAPQNGAAPRRKDRFHRGAGRWIVLAIVGLFALAMVAPFLLMVINAFKSPAEYSGGSPLSLPKQIYTDGLAYFWQRVNFPVKLWNSIWTSALVAVAGTLLSLLNAYAIGVGRVRGRAWIVAVFMIANMLPQEGLIYPLFTMAQKTGLTDNPWSIVIIFTVIQSAFGTYLLSSVLGTFPRALLEAAELDGAGRWQILWRVVYPIVRPTMAVLAIFFFIWTWNEFFIPLVMLTSNDNQTVPIALSSLQGDRMLDVPTLNAGALVSLIPTFLFFLFFQRTLTRGVTAGAVK